DNA from Mobula hypostoma chromosome 4, sMobHyp1.1, whole genome shotgun sequence:
ttgaaagacctagggagagtagatgtggagaggatgtttcctatagtggaggagtttggtaccagagtacacagcctcagaataatggatgtccatttaaaatggagatgatgaggaatttctttataaggagagtggtgaatctgtgaaattcgttgccacaggcagctgtggaggccagatcattggatgtatttaaggcaaaggctgATTGGGTTCTTGATAGTCAgaatgtgaaaggttacagggagaaggaaggagaatggggttgagaaggaaaatggatcagccatgatgaaatggtggagcagactcaatgggccaaatagcctaatcctgctcctatctcttaagaTCTTTTGGACTCCACAGAAGAAGTCATAATTCAGTTCTTCACTCCCTTTGCTAGTATTTGATATGGTGAAGTGTAAGAATCAGGAATTGGCACTATGGCTGTACAGTCAGGAGCTCATGAATTGTAATTAGGACAGCAATATAGACCTCTTTGGACCTCTTTGCCCAAATGTCCCCTTTCTCCACTGTTATCCCATCTTGTTTAAGTTAGGTTAGCAATATAAAACCTAGAATTCTGACTTAACTGTCAGTTTGGTTTTGTAATATAAACAAGGTTGCAACTTTTGTATGCAGAATTTTGAAATAATTAGTCATAAAGATAGAGCACTGACTAAACTTATCAGTTGAGACCTCATTTGAATGTTGACGATTGATTGGCTGAGAGGTTGGTTTAAACATGTCATAATACTGGTTTGATGACATATTATCAATGACTGAGGCCAGCATGTAAGAGGCTGTATGGTATATTAACACTGTTTTTGAAACTGTCTACTCTCTTAGACAGTTTGTTAGTCAGATATCTACCTCATTGAAAAGTTATGGTGAGCGGTCTGTTCCTGTGTATGAAGCTGAAGAAATACTGAATGAAAGACCTGCAGTTATTGAATCATCAACATTTCTTCTAAGTTGATCCTTTTTCCAAGAAGCAAATGGATatggcagaaaacaacaaattagaCAATCAAAGGATTAAGAATTTCAAGAAAAAGGGACGGGGTCTTGAGACAATGAGACGGCAACAAAATGAGATTGTTGTTGAACTAAGAAAAATCAAAAGAGATGAACACTACTTAAAGCGGAGAAATGTTCTAGTAAGCAATGAAGAATCTGATCTGGATGGTGATGCCAAAGTTCAAAATGTATCATTAgatgaaataataaaaaatgcaACTAGTGATAACCAGGAAATACAGCTCAGCGGAGTGCAAGCTGCTAGAGAGCTGATCTCCAGTGAATATGCTCCTCCGGTAGGTGATTTAATCACCTCTGGCATTTTTCCGATTCTTATGCACTGTATGGAACAGGACCAAAATCATCCGTTGCAGTTTGAAGCAGTATGGGCTTTGGCAAATGTTGTTTATGGTTCATCAGAACATACAGAAGCTGTGATTAAAGCAAATGCTGTGCCACTCTTGTTAAATCTGATAAGCTCTCCACATCAGGATGTATGTGAGCAAGCACTTTTGGCTTTAGGTAATATCATAGCTGATGGGTCCAAATATAGAGATTATGTCATTGGTTTAGGAGTGATAAAACCCATTACATCTTTTGTCAATTGTTCGATACCCCTTACTCTTCTTCACACGATCACATGGGTCATTGTCAATATCTGCCGTCAGAAAGATCCTCCACTACCAAAGGAAGTTGTTCAAGAGATTCttccagctttgtgtgtccttATTCACCACACTGATGTTCATACTTTAATAGATACTATCTTAGCTTTGTCCTTCATAACGGATGCTGAAGATGACCAGATTCAGATGGTTATAGACTCAGGAATAGTTCCTCATTTGGTGCCTCTTTTTGGCCATCAGGAAGTTAATATCCAAACTGTTTCATTGCGAGCAGTAGGAAATATAGTAACTGGCACTGATGAACAAGCACAAATAGTCTTGAACTGTGGAGCACTTTCTTATTTCCCAGCACTGTTAACTCATTCTAATGCAAAACTCTGTAAAGATGCAGTATGGTTTCTCTCCAATGTCACTGCTGGGAACCAGCAGCAAGAACAGGCAGTAATCAGTGCTAACCTTGTTCCTCCAGTTGTAAAACTAATGGAAAATGGGGACTTTGCAACTCAAAAAGAAACTGCTTGGGTCATAGCCAATCTAGCTAACAGTGGCAGAAAAGAACAGATTGATTATCTAGTTGAACAGAATGTAATCATTCCATTTTGCAAGCTGCTTACACTGATGGACCCGCAGATAATTATAGTAGTGCTGGATGGGCTAAGTAATATAATCAATACAGCAAATGATAAGACAGAACTGATAGTCAATCAGATTGAAGAGTGTGGAGGTTTGCAAATAATTGAACAACTACAACTTCATGAAAATGAGGAGATATATAAACTGGCATACGATATTCTTGATCAGTTGACAGCAGAAGAAGAGGATAACACTTATGTGGTAACAGCAAAAGTGCAAGATGCAAAACTCAGTTTTAATTCTTCTACAGATGATCCAGAGAAAGGGTTCCAGATCTAAATATCTGGTTAAAGATTTCAACAATCTTCATTGGATACAATGCTGCATTTAATTGGAGAGCAGTTCTACAGATTATGTTTGATATCCCTGAATATCCATAATAGAACAAAACTCATCTTTTCAAATCATGGTTGCTATTCACTTATCTGGAAAATTAACTTCTGATCAGAGTTGTTCCTATGCATGCAATTTAATGTAAATGTAGGCAGACTTGGTTTCTTCCGCAACTCAATAAATTCCAGTAAACAACAATGTGAGTTTATCTTTTTTGGATTGAATCATTTGAATTATTGTTTGCGGTCTTTTTAGAAGTGCATACTTCTCAATACTCAGCAATTCCACATCATACATCTTCTAACCCACTGGCAGAGTCAACAATCCTTTTAATCTTATGTGGTTTTGAAATAGAGAGGTGGTGTTAATAGGTTGGTTCTttaccattcagaaacctgatggcagaggggaagaagctgtttctaacgtattgagtgtgtggcttcagcctcttacacttcctctctgatggtaggaataagaagagagcatactcacaacatgctggaggaactcagcaggtcgggcagcatctgtggaaccgATCAGTCAACGtatcaggccggaacccttcatcaggattgaagagggaaggggcagaggccctataaggaaggtggggggagggtgggaaggagaaggctggaaggttccaggtgaaaaaccagtaaggggaaagataaaggggtgggggaggggaagcagggaggggataggcaggaaaggtgaagaaggaataggggaaagcacaatgggttgtagaaagaggcggaaccatgagggaggtgataggcagctgggggagggggcagagtgaaactgggatagaggaagggagggggagggaattatcggaagttggagaattcaatgttcataccaaggggctggagactacctagacagtatatgaggtgttgctcctccaacctgagtttagcctcatcatggcagtagaggaggccatgtatggacatagccaaatgggaatgtgaagcagagttgaagtgggtggcaaccggaagATTCTGtatgttgtggtggacggagtggaggtgctcgacgaagcggtcccccaatctgcgtcgggtttcaccgatgtggaGGAGGCCGTACCAGGAGcatcggatgcaatagatgaccccaacagactcaaaagtgaagtgttacctcacctggcaggactgtttggggccctgaatagtggcaaaagaggaggtgtagggacaggtgtagcacttacactttcagggataagtgccgaGTGGGAGAAGAGAGTATATCCTGGGCGAtagagtctttaatgatggatgtcgcctttttgaggcattgccttttgaggaTGTTCTTGATACTgttgaaggctagtgcccatgatggagctgactgagcttgCAAcaatctgcagctttttctgatcctgcgcagtggcccaccataccagaaggtgatgaaatcagttagaatgctcttcatggtacctctgtagaaatttgttagcttttttggtgatatgccaaatctccttaaacatGTAATGAAATATGGCTCCaaacatgccttcttcatgattgcatcaatgtgctggacccag
Protein-coding regions in this window:
- the LOC134345047 gene encoding importin subunit alpha-3-like; protein product: MAENNKLDNQRIKNFKKKGRGLETMRRQQNEIVVELRKIKRDEHYLKRRNVLVSNEESDLDGDAKVQNVSLDEIIKNATSDNQEIQLSGVQAARELISSEYAPPVGDLITSGIFPILMHCMEQDQNHPLQFEAVWALANVVYGSSEHTEAVIKANAVPLLLNLISSPHQDVCEQALLALGNIIADGSKYRDYVIGLGVIKPITSFVNCSIPLTLLHTITWVIVNICRQKDPPLPKEVVQEILPALCVLIHHTDVHTLIDTILALSFITDAEDDQIQMVIDSGIVPHLVPLFGHQEVNIQTVSLRAVGNIVTGTDEQAQIVLNCGALSYFPALLTHSNAKLCKDAVWFLSNVTAGNQQQEQAVISANLVPPVVKLMENGDFATQKETAWVIANLANSGRKEQIDYLVEQNVIIPFCKLLTLMDPQIIIVVLDGLSNIINTANDKTELIVNQIEECGGLQIIEQLQLHENEEIYKLAYDILDQLTAEEEDNTYVVTAKVQDAKLSFNSSTDDPEKGFQI